In Candidatus Hydrogenedentota bacterium, one DNA window encodes the following:
- a CDS encoding DUF1559 domain-containing protein gives MTPSPRRLHDRPLVSGFTLIELLVVIAIIGILAAILLPALARARESARRASCANNLKEMGLSFKMYTNEDPGEYFPPMLSNKGVGATALTWHGPALYPEYVNDVFVTMCPSDSATTSKPIEEQFEDILNHRLGGLPVYRSGDLNADGRYDGTDVAIWACLPRSYVYFAWVAATTEEIAAVTESIEASRGTGPTPSLDPYLYADANVPVIGNPQTYNGVTVTPHGTGGGDVVCRLREGVERLLVTDINNPGATAQAQSSIPVMLDFLSSAPTGFAGLDPSANMGQGPAKFNHVPGGCNVLYMDGHVDFLRYDTQVYPVNAWVAGYLGSVRIGGGF, from the coding sequence ATGACTCCTTCCCCGAGACGGCTGCATGACCGGCCCTTGGTTTCGGGCTTCACCCTGATTGAGTTATTGGTAGTCATTGCTATTATTGGCATTCTGGCGGCCATACTCCTGCCCGCCCTCGCGCGGGCCCGCGAATCGGCGCGGCGCGCCTCCTGCGCAAACAATCTCAAGGAGATGGGCCTCTCTTTCAAAATGTACACGAATGAAGATCCAGGCGAGTATTTCCCGCCCATGCTGTCGAACAAAGGCGTGGGCGCGACCGCGCTGACCTGGCACGGCCCGGCGTTGTACCCCGAGTACGTGAACGATGTCTTCGTGACCATGTGCCCGTCGGACAGCGCCACCACTTCCAAACCCATCGAAGAACAATTCGAAGACATTCTAAACCACCGGCTGGGCGGCCTGCCCGTGTATCGCAGCGGCGACCTGAACGCCGACGGGCGGTATGACGGCACGGACGTGGCCATCTGGGCATGCCTGCCGCGCTCCTACGTGTATTTTGCCTGGGTAGCCGCCACGACGGAAGAGATCGCGGCAGTCACCGAGTCCATCGAGGCGTCGCGCGGCACAGGCCCAACGCCGTCCTTGGACCCTTATCTCTACGCGGACGCCAACGTGCCGGTCATTGGCAATCCGCAGACGTACAATGGCGTTACGGTGACGCCGCACGGCACGGGCGGCGGCGACGTTGTATGCCGGTTGCGCGAGGGGGTCGAGCGGCTCCTGGTCACGGACATCAACAATCCCGGCGCAACGGCCCAGGCACAGAGCAGCATCCCAGTCATGCTGGACTTCCTGTCCTCGGCGCCGACGGGATTTGCGGGGCTGGACCCCTCGGCCAACATGGGCCAAGGTCCGGCGAAGTTCAACCACGTTCCAGGCGGCTGCAATGTGCTTTACATGGACGGCCATGTCGATTTTCTGCGCTACGATACGCAAGTATACCCCGTGAATGCCTGGGTCGCGGGGTACCTGGGCAGTGTCCGCATCGGCGGCGGTTTCTGA